The following are encoded in a window of Pan troglodytes isolate AG18354 chromosome 4, NHGRI_mPanTro3-v2.0_pri, whole genome shotgun sequence genomic DNA:
- the IL5 gene encoding interleukin-5, with protein sequence MRMLLHLSLLALGAAYVYAIPTEIPTSALVKETLALLSTHRTLLIANETLRIPVPVHKNHQLCTEEIFQGIGTLESQTVQGGTVERLFKNLSLIKKYIDGQKKKCGEERRRVNQFLDYLQEFLGVMNTEWIIES encoded by the exons ATGAGGATGCTTCTGCATTTGAGTTTGCTAGCTCTTGGAGCTGCCTACGTGTATGCCATCCCCACAGAAATTCCCACAAGTGCATTGGTGAAAGAGACCTTGGCACTGCTTTCTACTCATCGAACTCTGCTAATAGCCAATGAG acTCTGAGGATTCCTGTTCCTGTACataaaaat CACCAACTGTGCACTGAAGAAATCTTTCAGGGAATAGGCACACTGGAGAGTCAAACTGTGCAAGGGGGTACTGTGGAAAGACTATTCAAAAACTTGTCcttaataaagaaatacattGACGGCCAAAAA aaAAAGTGTGGAGAAGAAAGACGGAGAGTAAACCAATTCCTAGACTACCTGCAAGAGTTTCTTGGTGTAATGAACACCGAGTGGATAATAGAAAGTTGA